Proteins co-encoded in one Neodiprion lecontei isolate iyNeoLeco1 chromosome 3, iyNeoLeco1.1, whole genome shotgun sequence genomic window:
- the LOC107219640 gene encoding cell wall protein DAN4 — MFGNGITRSLFVIIVVSILDNGSSLECYVCTSLENSACTSSLSGLTPTTCSSSEVSDLTTTTVAEYSSTTSITAETMTPEDTETTETTVTTDATSDSSTESTLSNSTSKSTTLVTETENPISTISETTLSSTSTTVSESSETNTTETSTSRAADEGTLTTTLLTVEGNASRLLASGNTEQVVRVIRDTAESFACYTLTVVVNETEVTERGCVTMDSTACDSLQEANYPSLNLSTCETCTEDGCNSSGNNLSKISSAFVLLTMLVLTR, encoded by the exons ATGTTCGGGAACGGAATCACTCGCTCGTTATTTGTAATTATCGTCGTTTCCATCTTAGACAATG GGTCTTCGCTGGAATGTTACGTCTGCACGTCCCTCGAAAACTCGGCCTGCACTTCGTCCTTATCCGGCCTAACACCGACTACCTGTTCCTCATCGGAGGTTTCCGATTTGACCACGACCACCGTCGCCGAATACTCGAGCACGACCTCCATTACCGCCGAAACAATGACCCCCGAGGATACCGAGACCACCGAGACCACAGTGACGACGGATGCCACTTCCGATTCATCGACGGAATCTACGTTGTCAAATTCGACGTCGAAATCGACGACGCTGGTTACGGAAACGGAGAATCCGATATCGACGATTTCGGAGACAACTCTCTCCTCTACCTCGACAACCGTTTCCGAATCTTCGGAGACAAACACAACCGAAACATCAACGTCAAGAGCAGCTGACG aggGCACTTTAACAACGACGTTATTGACAGTGGAAGGGAATGCCAGTCGATTACTGGCGTCGGGAAACACCGAGCAAGTTGTACGAGTGATCAGAGACACTGCGGAAAGTTTTGCCTGCTACACGCTAACCGTGGTCG TAAACGAGACAGAAGTGACAGAGCGAGGCTGCGTAACGATGGATTCGACGGCCTGCGACAGCTTGCAAGAGGCTAATTATCCCAGCCTAAATTTGTCAACCTGCGAAACTTGCACAGAAGACGGTTGCAATTCGTCCGGAAATAACTTGTCCAAAATTTCATCGGCGTTTGTATTGTTAACCATGTTAGTTTTGACGAGATAA